The Pseudomonas multiresinivorans DNA window TCGACTGGCGCCTGGTCGAGGCCGCCTACGACCTCGGCGCCAACCGCTGGAAGGCACTGCGCCGGGTGATCCTGCCGCTGTCCATGCCCGGTGTGATCGCCGGCTCGCTGCTGGTGTTCGTGCCAAGCCTGGGCGCCTTCATCACCCCCGCCATCCTCGGCGGCGGCAAGACGCTGATGATCGGCAACCTGATCCAGCAGCAGTTCGGCACCGCGCGCAACTGGCCGCTGGGCGGTTCGCTGTCGTTCCTGTTGCTGGCGATCATGCTGCTCGCGCTGATCGCGTTCGCCCTCTATAGCCGCCGCGCCGCCAAGGCCGTCCACCTGGGAGCTTGCGCATGATCGCCCAGCACCTGAAGAAACTCCCCGGCACCCGCGAGACCAGCCTGCTGGTGCTGGCTTACCTGTACCTGCCGATCTTCGTGTTGATCGCCTACAGCTTCAACGCTAACCGTTCGGCCACGGTGTGGACCGAATTCTCCTTCGCCTGGTACGGCAAGATCGTCGCCAACCCGTCGATCCAGGCGGCGGCGTTCAACTCGCTGGTGGTGGCGGGCTTCGCTACCGTGCTGTCCACGGCGATCGCCCTGGCGGCGGCGCTGGCGACCTCGCGGCCGTTCTACGGGCGGCGGATGGTGGAGGGCGGGATCAACCTGCCGCTGATCCTGCCGGAGATCGTCATCGCGGTGGCCACGCTGCTGCTGTTCATGTCGCTGGGCATCAAGCTCGGCCTGATGACGGTGATCGTCGCCCACGTCGGCTTCTGCATTCCCTTCGCCTACCTGCCGATCCGCGCGCGCCTGAACGACCTCGACAAGAGCTTGCTGGAAGCCGCCGGCGATTTGTATGCCAGCCCCTACCAGGTGTTCCGCCGGGTGACGCTGCCGCTGTTGTGGCCGGCGGTGCTGTCCGGCGCGGTGCTGGCGTTCGTGGTCAGCCTCGACGACTTCATCATGACCTTCTTCGTCGCCGGCCCCGGTTCGACGACGCTGCCGGTCTACATCTTCTCGGCCATCAAGGCCGGGGTGACGCCCGAGATCAATGCCATCTCGACCCTCATGCTGGTGATTTCCATCGTCCTCGTGGTGCTGTCGTACTGGCTCGGCCAGCGCGGCAAACCGGACGCTTGATAACGACTGCCGACCCTGACCTTTAGCTTTTCGGAGAGCCCTATGAAGTTGAATGCCCTGCGTCACGGCCTTGCCGGTTTGTCCCTCGCCCTGCTGGCCGCGGGCGTCGCCCAGGCCGAGGAGCCCAAGCAGCTGTTCTTCTACAACTGGACCGACTACTACCCGGTGGAACTGCTGGCCAAGTTCGAGAAGGAGACCGGCATCAAGGTCACCATGGACGGCTACGACAGCAACGAAACCCTGCTGGCGAAACTGCAGGCCGGCGGTGCGGCATACGACGTGATCGTGCCGTCGCATTCGATCATGCAGACGCTGATCAACCAGGACCTATTGCTGGAAATCGACACGCCCAAGCTGGCCAACTTCCAGTTCGTCAAACCAGCCTTCCGCGATCCCGCATTCGACCCTGGCCGCAAGTACTCGGCGCCCTACCTGTGGGGCACCACCGGCTTCTCCTACGACAGCGCGCGGGTGCCGGGCGGCAAGCTGGATGACTCGTGGAAGGAGTTCTTCGAGCCGCGTCCGGAGCTGCAAGGGCAGGTCGCCGCGCTCGACACGCCGAGCAGTCTGATCAACGCCGCCGCGCACTACCTGAATGTCGACGAGTGCACCGAGAACCCGCAGGACGCGAAGAAGATTCTCGAGCTGCTGCAGAAGCAGAAACCCTTCCTGAAGATGTACAGCTCGGACAACACCGTGGACCGCATGGCCTCCGGCGAAGTCGTGCTGATGCAGAACTGGAACGGCTCCACCGCGCGCGCCACGTTGCAGAAGAGCACCATCGAGTACGTCTACCCGCGCGAAGGCGTGGCGTCCTTCCAGGACAACTTCGCCGTGCCGAAAAGCGCGCCGCACCCGGAGAACGCCAAGGTCTTCATCAACTGGATGATGAAACCGGAAAACGCCGCCGCAGTGACCAACGCCATCGCCTATTCCAACGGCATCCAGGCCGACCAGTTGCTCGACGCCAAGTGGAAGGTCATGGACGCCATCAACATGCCCGAGGAATACGCACAGCGCCTGCGCCTGGAAAAGGAATGCAGCAACAAGTCCCGCGAGCTGCAGGACCGCATCTGGTCCAAGCTCAAGGGCTGACGTTTTTCGTAGGAGCGAGCTTGC harbors:
- a CDS encoding ABC transporter permease codes for the protein MIAQHLKKLPGTRETSLLVLAYLYLPIFVLIAYSFNANRSATVWTEFSFAWYGKIVANPSIQAAAFNSLVVAGFATVLSTAIALAAALATSRPFYGRRMVEGGINLPLILPEIVIAVATLLLFMSLGIKLGLMTVIVAHVGFCIPFAYLPIRARLNDLDKSLLEAAGDLYASPYQVFRRVTLPLLWPAVLSGAVLAFVVSLDDFIMTFFVAGPGSTTLPVYIFSAIKAGVTPEINAISTLMLVISIVLVVLSYWLGQRGKPDA
- a CDS encoding extracellular solute-binding protein, which encodes MKLNALRHGLAGLSLALLAAGVAQAEEPKQLFFYNWTDYYPVELLAKFEKETGIKVTMDGYDSNETLLAKLQAGGAAYDVIVPSHSIMQTLINQDLLLEIDTPKLANFQFVKPAFRDPAFDPGRKYSAPYLWGTTGFSYDSARVPGGKLDDSWKEFFEPRPELQGQVAALDTPSSLINAAAHYLNVDECTENPQDAKKILELLQKQKPFLKMYSSDNTVDRMASGEVVLMQNWNGSTARATLQKSTIEYVYPREGVASFQDNFAVPKSAPHPENAKVFINWMMKPENAAAVTNAIAYSNGIQADQLLDAKWKVMDAINMPEEYAQRLRLEKECSNKSRELQDRIWSKLKG